The Arachidicoccus terrestris genome includes the window CAGACTTTCTCCGGCAATGAACCAGGCGTTAAATCAACAATTGACCATTGAAGCAGAAGCGGCACAGACCTATCTTTCCTATGCCGCCTGGGCGGATGATCAGGGTTACGCCGGTATCAGCAATTTCTTATTCAGGCATGCACATGAGGAAAGAAATCATATGATGAAATTTCTTCGCTATATTTTGGACAGAGGTTCAAAAGTAACTATTCAGGCGGTGTCCGCCCCAGGGGCAGATCCCACAAGTATACAAGATTGCTTTAATAAAGTTTTTCAGCAGGAAGTAAGCAATTCTGAATCGATCCATAGAATCGTTAAGCAGAGCTTCGAAGAGCAGGACTGGGCTACCTGGAACTTTTTACAATGGTTTGTAAAAGAACAGGTAGAAGAAGAGACCCTTGCACTTAATCTGCTGGATAAGATAAAAATTGCCGGTGGCGAAGGGGCCGCAGATGAAGCACTACTGGAACTCAATGCCGAATTAGGCAAAATGCCGGATGAGGCGCATAATGCCAGCAGTGCTACGGAACAACATCCGTCATAGTCCCGGACGTACTGCGGCTAGATCATGTGTAAGGTCAGTTTCAGTGTTTAAAATATCCTGATACTTACCAATGGATATACTATTTCTTATTAATAACTGAAGTGTAGATGGCTAAACCGGATGACGACTTTACCTTTCTGGAATCTCTGGATGCAGAATATGATAACGAACCTGACCATCCGGGTTGGCGTCAGCGTGTCTATAATATCATCTTTAAATCCGATACACGGAAAGGCAAGGTATTTGACATCATTTTGGTGCTTTTTATTCTTACCAATATCGGCGTGTTGCTCCTGGAGTCCATCGAAACCTTCAGTGTCAGGTACGGCTCTTTATTTAAAATATTAGATAAAATATATCTGGTATTTTTTACCCTGGAAGTCTTACTCAGGATAATTTGCGTTAAATGGCCCGGG containing:
- a CDS encoding ferritin — encoded protein: MKTDRLSPAMNQALNQQLTIEAEAAQTYLSYAAWADDQGYAGISNFLFRHAHEERNHMMKFLRYILDRGSKVTIQAVSAPGADPTSIQDCFNKVFQQEVSNSESIHRIVKQSFEEQDWATWNFLQWFVKEQVEEETLALNLLDKIKIAGGEGAADEALLELNAELGKMPDEAHNASSATEQHPS